Within the Staphylococcus warneri genome, the region ATTGTAGTGTAACGCACATGTGCATCTTTATGAACAATAATTTCAACTACTGCTGAGTGTAGTGAGCTTGTTGTATAAACTGGTGCAGTACAACCTTCTACATAGTTTACAGAAGCGCCTTCATCAGCAATGATTAATGTACGTTCAAATTGTCCCATATTTTCAGAGTTAATACGGAAATATGCTTGTAATGGTGTATCTAATTTAACGTTTTTAGGTACATAAATGAATGATCCACCTGACCAAACAGCTGAGTTTAATGCCGCAAATTTGTTGTCAGCAGCTGGAATAACTGTAGCGAAATATTCACGGAATAAATCTTCATTCTCACGTAATGCACTATCTGTGTCTTTGAAGATGATACCTTTTTCTTCTAATTCTTTTTCCATGTTGTGATAAACAACTTCGGATTCATATTGAGCAGATACACCTGCTAAATATTTTTGTTCAGCTTCAGGAATACCTAATTTATCAAATGTACGTTTGATTTCTTCAGGTACTTCATCCCATGAACGTTCAGTATGTTCTGATGGTTTTACATAGTAAGTAATGTCATCAAAGTCTAATTCTGATAAGTCGCCACCCCATTGAGGCATTGGCATTTTATAGAATAGTTTTAAAGCTTTCAAACGGAAATCAAGCATCCATTCAGGTTCATCTTTCATTTTTGAAATTTCTCTAACTATATTTTCAGTTAGACCTCGTTCTGATCTGAAAATGGAAACATCTTCGTCGTGGAAACCATATTTGTAATCCCCAACATCAGGTGCTTTTTTAGCCATTTCAATCACTCCTTATATATATTTAAACGTCATGCGTGAGATTTTTAATTACAAGTTTTAAATTGTTATCATATTATAACAACGATTAAGGAAAGTAAAAAGCCAACATGAATGATAAAATTCATTATCTAGTTCATGTTTACCCGTTATGTCAGATAGAAACATCTCCAGTCTTATTCTTCGGTAGTCCCTTCTGATTTACCTTCTTTTTCAACTGTTCCTTTTTCGAGCGCTTTCCAAGCTAAAGTGGCACATTTAATACGTGCAGGGAACTGAGAAACACCTTGTAATGCTTCAATGTCTCCCATTTCTTCAGTTATTTCGTAGTCTTCACCTAACATCATTTTTGTGAATTCTTGACTCATTTGCATCGCTTCAGCTAATGTGTGACCTTTTACTGCTTCGGTCATCATTGAGGCACTGGACATAGAGATTGAACAGCCTTCACCTTCGAATTTGGCATCATTAATAACGCCATCTTCTATGTCAAAGGTTAGTCGAATACGGTCACCACATGTTGGATTATTCATATCAACTGTCATCGAACCATTGTCTAATACGCCCTTGTTTCTAGGATTTTTATAATGATCCATAATTACAGATCGATAAAGTTGATCTAAATTATTAAAATTCATAAGAGAAAAACTCCTTCGTTTGTTTCAATGCATATACAAATTGATCGATGTCTTGCTTATTATTGTATACATAAAAGCTTGCTCTAGCAGTTGAAGATACGCCTAACCATTTCATTAATGGTTGTGCACAATGATGTCCTGCTCTGACCGCAACACCTTCTGTATCAACAGCAGTTGCAACATCATGCGGATGAATATCAGCTAAATTAAAGGTAATCACACCTGCACGTCTATCTTTAGGCGGACCGTAAATGTCTAAACCTTCAATTTCTGATAGTTGTTCATATGCATACTCTGTTAATTCTTTTTCATGTTGATGAATAGCATCGAATCCTAATTTTTCAATATAACGGATTGCTTCAGCTAAACCGATTGCTTGTGCAATTAAAGGTGTGCCTGCTTCGAATTTAGTTGGTAAATCTGCCCAAGTAGCATCATATTTACTTACAAAGTCAATCATATCGCCACCAAATTCAACAGGCTCCATGTCTTTAAGTAGTTCACGCTTACCGTACAACACACCGATACCTGTAGGACCTAACATTTTATGTCCACTAAAACTGTAAAAGTCTGCATCAATATCTTGCATATCTAATGCCATATGTGGTGCTGCTTGTGCACCATCAACACTAATAATAGCACCATGTTGATGCGCAATTTCTGCTATTGTTTTCACATCATTAATTGTCCCTAAAACATTAGAAACATGTGCGATAGCAACAATCTTAGTATTATCATTAATTGTCGCTTTAATGTCATCAATATTTAGTTCGCCTTGGTCTGTCATTGGAATGAATTTTAATGATGCTTTTTTACGTTTGGCAAGTTGTTGCCATGGCACAATATTAGCGTGATGCTCCATTTCAGTAACTACAATTTCATCGCCTTCTTCAACATTAGCATCACCATAGCTATGTGCAACAATGTTAATGGACGCTGTTGTTCCTCTTGTAAAGATGATTTCTTCAAAATATTTTGCATTGATGAAACGTCTTACCGTTTCACGAGCACTCTCATATCCATCTGTAGCTAAAGAACCTAATGTGTGAACTCCTCTGTGTACATTAGAGTTATAACGCTTATAATAATCATCTAATACATTTAATACTTGAACTGGTGTTTGGCTTGTCGCAGTTGAATCAAGATAAGCTAAACGTTTGCCATTAACTTGTTGCTCTAAAATCGGAAAATCTTTAATAACTTCATTAACGTCAAATGATTGTTCGGCCACTTTATTCACGACCTTTCTTTAATTAAAAATCTCTTATTTGTAGTTTATTTAGATACTTTAAGCTCAATAACTTCTCTTAATTGACGTTTTACGTCTTCAATTGGCAATTCTCTAACAACTGGGTCTAAGAATCCATGAATAACTAGGCGTTCAGCTTCTCTTCTAGAAATACCACGGCTCATTAAGTAGTATAGTTGTTCTGGATCTACACGACCTACAGACGCTGCGTGTCCCGCTTCTACATCATCTTCATCGATTAATAAGATAGGGTTAGCATCTCCTCGTGCATTTTCAGAAAGCATTAACACACGTGATTCTTGGTTTGCGATTGATTTAGTACCACCATGTTTGATGTAACCAATACCGTTAAATACAGAAGATGCATTTTCTTTCATTACACCATGTTTTAAGATATAGCCATCTGTCTCTTTACCATATTGAACAATTTTAGAAGTTAAATTAATTTTTTGGTCACCAGTACCGACTACAACAGATTTAAGTTCACTTGTTGAACGGTCACCCATTAAGTTTGTAGTATTATCAATAATTTGACTTCCTTCATTCATTAATCCTAAAGCCCAATTAATTGATGCATCCGCTTCTGTAGTACCTCTTCTAATGATATGTCCAGTAAATCCTTTATCTAAATAGTCTACTGAACCATACGTAATATTAGAATTTGCACCTGCGATAACTTCAGAAACAATATTAATTTGATTTCCTTCACCGCTTGCATTAGATAAATAGTTTTCGACATAAGTTACTTCTGCACTTTGCTCAGTAACGATGATGACGTGATTATAAAAACTTGTATTTTCATCATCATGTAACACAACATATTGTACTGGATGCTCAACTACTACATTTTTAGGTACGTAAACGAATACGCCACCATTCATTAAAGCAGTGTGTAAAGCAGTTAAACGGTGTTCATCAACATTTACAGCATCTGTCATATAATATTTTTGAACTAAATCACTATGATTAACAAGCGCTTCTGATAAACCTTCAATAATGACACCATCATTTTTAGCTTGCTCAGAAACTTGTGTGTAAGCTAAGTCATTATTATGTTGAATAACTAAGTTTTCAGTATTTTCAACATCGATAATTTTCTTAACAGATTCAGGTAGTTCTTCTAAACTTTGATATACACTGCCTTCAGTGTGATGTTGTTTAAAACTATCAAAGTCCCATTTTCTTAATTTTGTTTTATCAGGTTTTGGCATTTCTAAAGTTTCTGTTAATTTCAACGCTTTATTACGTAATTCTGTCATCCAAGAAGGTTCATTGTGCGCTTTTGAATAATCAACAAGTTGTTCTTCAGAAATGTTCAAAGTTTCAGTTGTCATAACTCTTATCCTCCCACTTGATGAAATAGTATTAATAAGTCAATGTTCAGTTTCATCATTTATACGAACATCTCAACGAGCTTACAATCGATGAATCAATATCGATTATTCAGCTGCACCAAATTCTTCTTTAACCCATTCGTAACCTTCTTCTTCAAGACGTTTCGCTAACTCTGGTCCTCCAGATTTAACTACTTTACCACCATACATAACATGTACTTTGTCAGGTGTAATATAGTTTAATAAACGTTGATAGTGAGTAATCATTAATGCACCGAAATCTTCTCCACGCATTTGATTAATACCTTTAGATACTACTTTTAACGCATCAATATCTAAACCTGAGTCAATTTCATCTAAAATTGCAAACTTAGGTTCTAACATCATTAATTGTAGGATTTCGTTACGTTTTTTCTCTCCGCCTGAGAAACCTTCATTTAGATAACGTTGTGCCATATCTTGGTCAATATCTAAGAAATCCATTTCTTTATCTAATTTTTTAATAAATTGCATTAAGTTGATTTCTTGTCCTTCTTCACGTTTAGCATTGATTGCTGAACGCATGAAATCAGCGTTAGTAACACCTGTTATCTCTGAAGGATATTGCATTGCTAAGAATAATCCTGCTTTAGCTCTTTCATCAACTTCTAATTCTAAAATGTTAACACCATCAAGTAATACTTCACCTTGTGTTACTTCATAGCTTGGATGACCCATAATTGCAGATGATAATGTTGATTTACCAGTACCATTTGGTCCCATAATGGCATGAATTTCCCCAGTATTAATTGTTAAATTAACACCTTTTAAAATTTCTTTATCGTCAATAGACACGTGTAGGTCTTTAATTTCTAATGTTGATGACATTTATATTCCCTCCATAAAATATAAAGTTTTCTTAACTAGTTTATAATAATTTTAATCTGTAGTCAAAAAGCCTTTGGAATTTTCAATCCTGTTCATTATAACGTACTTACTGGATAATATAAACTTTTTAAAACCGTAAATTAGAGTAATTCTTTTCAAAAAACGATTTTCATCTATTGTTTTTAGTTATTTCAAATGATAACGAAATATGCATCTTTCTCAATAGACACTTTTTAGACAAATAGTTGTTTTATTTAACTCAAGCCAACGAATTATGTTATTATACACTTTAACCTTTTAGGGTTAAGAAAGGAGACATTAATGAAAAACTTTAAATGGATTAATGTATTAAAAGGTTTTGGTATGGGTACAAGTGATTTAGTACCTGGTGTCAGTGGTGGCACTATAGCACTTTTACTTGGAATTTATGATGGTTTTATTAGTTCCATTAGTGGCTTATTTTCAAGAAGGTTTTGGCCTAGTTTGAAATTTTTATTACCTATTATAATAGGTATGCTTTTAGCAATCGGTATATTAAGCAATCTATTTAACTATTTGCTTAGTACACATGAAATTCCAACAATGTTCTTTTTCACCGGGTTAATCATTGGAATTATTCCTTACCTTCTTAAAGTGTCACATTTTAAAGCAACTTTTAAAGCAAAGCATTACATTGTAGTTTTGGTTGGCATCGCAATATTGGTGATCATGACCCTACTTAATGGTGGAGACAAGCACACAGGAGAAACATTATCTTTATCTACTAGTCTTATTATTAAATATTATATTGCAGGTATATGTGCTTCTAGTGCAATGCTCTTACCAGGTATTTCAGGTTCATTTATGTTACTTATATTTGGTGCTTATGGTACTGTAATGTATGCTATATCTCAATTAGTAAAATTTAATTTCAATGCTTTACCTATACTTTTAATAGTAGGTTTAGGTATCCTAACTGGATTCTTAGTGTCAAGTAAATTAATCCAATACTTGTTACATCATCATACAACCATGACATTCGCATTAATTATAGGCTTTGTTATTGGATCCATATTTGCTGTTTATCCAGGCTTACCTAAATCCGCTTTGACATGGATCATTTCTATTGTCACTTTAATTGTTGGCTTTATTGTTAGCTATGTCTTAGGACAAATAACTGCTAAAAATGAAGAACAAATATAAAAATAAGGCTCTCAAACACTAATGTGGATGAGAGCCTTTTGATTATTTAATAATTATTCTTTGTTACCTTTAACTTTATCGATAACATTATTTACTGCTTCTTTTACTTTACCAGAAGCTTTATCTTCTTTACCTTCTTTTTCAAGGTTTTCGTTATCAGTTACGTTACCTACAGTTTCTTTTACATTACCTTTTGCTTGTTCGAATTTATCTTCAGCCATGATGAATTCCTCCTAGTATTTATTTAGTAAGTTATTATGCTTAATTTATACCACTATTCATACTATATAAACATTTATTTTCAAAAAATTAATATTAATTGATGGTCTAATATGAAAATAATGCCTTTCAAATATATTACGCTTATAAAAAAGGGATGGTTAAATGTTTACAATAATTGTCCATATAGTAGCAATATTATTAATACTCATATCCTTGATTTTAATTATTAAAAATCAATTTACTAAGCCTGATAATAATGCTATGTTACCTTCTACACTTCTACTTATTGCTTCATTAATTTTGTTACTTTATAACCTATTTAAATGAGCTTATTAGATATTAAAAAAATTATACAAATG harbors:
- the sufB gene encoding Fe-S cluster assembly protein SufB, which translates into the protein MAKKAPDVGDYKYGFHDEDVSIFRSERGLTENIVREISKMKDEPEWMLDFRLKALKLFYKMPMPQWGGDLSELDFDDITYYVKPSEHTERSWDEVPEEIKRTFDKLGIPEAEQKYLAGVSAQYESEVVYHNMEKELEEKGIIFKDTDSALRENEDLFREYFATVIPAADNKFAALNSAVWSGGSFIYVPKNVKLDTPLQAYFRINSENMGQFERTLIIADEGASVNYVEGCTAPVYTTSSLHSAVVEIIVHKDAHVRYTTIQNWANNVYNLVTKRTFVHENGNMEWVDGNLGSKLTMKYPNCVLLGEGAKGSTLSIAFAGKGQVQDAGAKMIHKAPNTSSTIVSKSISKNGGKVIYRGIVHFGRKAKGARSNIECDTLILDNESTSDTIPYNEVFNDNISLEHEAKVSKVSEEQLFYLMSRGISEEEATEMIVMGFIEPFTKELPMEYAVEMNRLIKFEMEGSIG
- the sufU gene encoding Fe-S cluster assembly sulfur transfer protein SufU, which produces MNFNNLDQLYRSVIMDHYKNPRNKGVLDNGSMTVDMNNPTCGDRIRLTFDIEDGVINDAKFEGEGCSISMSSASMMTEAVKGHTLAEAMQMSQEFTKMMLGEDYEITEEMGDIEALQGVSQFPARIKCATLAWKALEKGTVEKEGKSEGTTEE
- a CDS encoding cysteine desulfurase, with protein sequence MNKVAEQSFDVNEVIKDFPILEQQVNGKRLAYLDSTATSQTPVQVLNVLDDYYKRYNSNVHRGVHTLGSLATDGYESARETVRRFINAKYFEEIIFTRGTTASINIVAHSYGDANVEEGDEIVVTEMEHHANIVPWQQLAKRKKASLKFIPMTDQGELNIDDIKATINDNTKIVAIAHVSNVLGTINDVKTIAEIAHQHGAIISVDGAQAAPHMALDMQDIDADFYSFSGHKMLGPTGIGVLYGKRELLKDMEPVEFGGDMIDFVSKYDATWADLPTKFEAGTPLIAQAIGLAEAIRYIEKLGFDAIHQHEKELTEYAYEQLSEIEGLDIYGPPKDRRAGVITFNLADIHPHDVATAVDTEGVAVRAGHHCAQPLMKWLGVSSTARASFYVYNNKQDIDQFVYALKQTKEFFSYEF
- the sufD gene encoding Fe-S cluster assembly protein SufD — translated: MTTETLNISEEQLVDYSKAHNEPSWMTELRNKALKLTETLEMPKPDKTKLRKWDFDSFKQHHTEGSVYQSLEELPESVKKIIDVENTENLVIQHNNDLAYTQVSEQAKNDGVIIEGLSEALVNHSDLVQKYYMTDAVNVDEHRLTALHTALMNGGVFVYVPKNVVVEHPVQYVVLHDDENTSFYNHVIIVTEQSAEVTYVENYLSNASGEGNQINIVSEVIAGANSNITYGSVDYLDKGFTGHIIRRGTTEADASINWALGLMNEGSQIIDNTTNLMGDRSTSELKSVVVGTGDQKINLTSKIVQYGKETDGYILKHGVMKENASSVFNGIGYIKHGGTKSIANQESRVLMLSENARGDANPILLIDEDDVEAGHAASVGRVDPEQLYYLMSRGISRREAERLVIHGFLDPVVRELPIEDVKRQLREVIELKVSK
- the sufC gene encoding Fe-S cluster assembly ATPase SufC; translated protein: MSSTLEIKDLHVSIDDKEILKGVNLTINTGEIHAIMGPNGTGKSTLSSAIMGHPSYEVTQGEVLLDGVNILELEVDERAKAGLFLAMQYPSEITGVTNADFMRSAINAKREEGQEINLMQFIKKLDKEMDFLDIDQDMAQRYLNEGFSGGEKKRNEILQLMMLEPKFAILDEIDSGLDIDALKVVSKGINQMRGEDFGALMITHYQRLLNYITPDKVHVMYGGKVVKSGGPELAKRLEEEGYEWVKEEFGAAE
- a CDS encoding DUF368 domain-containing protein; amino-acid sequence: MKNFKWINVLKGFGMGTSDLVPGVSGGTIALLLGIYDGFISSISGLFSRRFWPSLKFLLPIIIGMLLAIGILSNLFNYLLSTHEIPTMFFFTGLIIGIIPYLLKVSHFKATFKAKHYIVVLVGIAILVIMTLLNGGDKHTGETLSLSTSLIIKYYIAGICASSAMLLPGISGSFMLLIFGAYGTVMYAISQLVKFNFNALPILLIVGLGILTGFLVSSKLIQYLLHHHTTMTFALIIGFVIGSIFAVYPGLPKSALTWIISIVTLIVGFIVSYVLGQITAKNEEQI
- a CDS encoding CsbD family protein, whose translation is MMAEDKFEQAKGNVKETVGNVTDNENLEKEGKEDKASGKVKEAVNNVIDKVKGNKE